The Listeria welshimeri serovar 6b str. SLCC5334 genome has a window encoding:
- a CDS encoding alpha-ketoacid dehydrogenase subunit beta, with protein sequence MAQKTMIQAITDALAVELEKDENVLVFGEDVGKNGGVFRATEGLQEKFGEERVFDTPLAESGIGGLAIGLALEGFRPVPEIQFFGFVFEVMDSVAGQMARMRYRTGGTRTAPITIRAPFGGGVHTPEMHADNLEGLMAQSPGLKVVIPSTPYDAKGLLISAIRDNDPVIFLEHMKLYRSFREEVPEGEYTVEIGKAAVRREGTDVSIITYGAMVQESMKAAEALEKDGVSVEVIDLRTISPIDVETIIASVKKTNRAVVVQEAQKQAGIAANIVAEINDHAILSLEAPVMRVAAPDSVFPFSQAETVWLPNHNDIIERVKEVIAF encoded by the coding sequence ATGGCGCAAAAAACAATGATTCAAGCGATTACAGATGCGCTTGCAGTAGAACTTGAAAAAGACGAAAACGTATTAGTTTTTGGGGAAGACGTTGGTAAAAACGGCGGCGTATTCCGTGCAACAGAAGGATTACAAGAAAAATTTGGCGAAGAACGTGTATTTGATACTCCTTTAGCAGAATCTGGTATTGGTGGTCTTGCTATCGGTCTTGCACTTGAAGGCTTCCGTCCAGTTCCTGAAATTCAATTCTTCGGCTTCGTATTTGAAGTAATGGATTCCGTTGCTGGTCAAATGGCTCGTATGCGTTACCGTACAGGCGGAACTCGTACTGCTCCAATTACAATTCGCGCACCTTTTGGTGGTGGAGTTCACACACCAGAAATGCACGCTGATAACTTAGAAGGATTAATGGCTCAATCTCCTGGTTTAAAAGTGGTTATTCCATCCACTCCATATGATGCTAAAGGTCTTTTAATCTCAGCAATTCGTGATAATGACCCAGTAATCTTCCTAGAACATATGAAATTATATCGTTCTTTCCGTGAAGAAGTTCCAGAAGGCGAATACACAGTAGAAATTGGTAAAGCAGCTGTTCGTCGTGAAGGTACGGATGTTTCTATCATCACTTACGGTGCAATGGTACAAGAATCAATGAAAGCAGCAGAAGCTCTTGAAAAAGATGGCGTATCTGTAGAAGTTATCGATTTACGTACAATTAGCCCAATTGATGTGGAAACAATCATTGCTTCCGTTAAGAAAACAAACCGTGCTGTCGTAGTTCAAGAAGCACAAAAACAAGCTGGTATTGCAGCTAATATCGTTGCAGAAATTAACGATCATGCAATCCTTTCTCTAGAAGCGCCAGTTATGCGTGTTGCTGCTCCAGATAGCGTATTCCCGTTCTCTCAAGCAGAAACAGTATGGCTACCAAATCATAACGATATCATCGAACGTGTAAAAGAAGTTATTGCATTTTAA
- a CDS encoding dihydrolipoyllysine-residue acetyltransferase: MAYSFKLPDIGEGIHEGEIVKWFVQPGDKIEEDESLFEVQNDKSVEEITSPVSGTIKEIKVAEGTVATVGQVLVTFDGVEGHEDDAEEESAAPKAESTESTPKPAQTSGKGIFEFKLPDIGEGIHEGEIVKWFIQPGDKVEEDQSIFEVQNDKSVEEITSPVDGTVKDILVSEGTVATVGQVLVTFEGDFEGEASHESTPESPAEEAELTNNDATSAPATGGNGTPSSKKDPNGLVIAMPSVRKYAREKGVNIAEVAGSGKNNRVVKADIDAFLNGEQPAAATTSAQTEEKASAPKAEKTAAKQSVPSSDAYPETREKLTPTRRAIAKAMVNSKHTAPHVTLMDEIEVTALMAHRKRFKEVAAEKGIKLTFLPYMVKALVATLRDFPVLNTTLDDATEELVYKHYFNVGIAADTDHGLYVPVIKNADKKSVFQISDEINELAGKARDGKLTADEMRHGSATISNIGSAGGQWFTPVINYPEVAILGVGRIAQKPIVKDGEIVAAPVLALSLSFDHRVIDGATAQKAMNNIKRLLNDPELLLMEV, translated from the coding sequence ATGGCATATTCATTTAAATTACCGGATATCGGTGAAGGTATCCATGAAGGTGAAATCGTTAAATGGTTTGTACAACCAGGCGATAAGATTGAAGAAGATGAATCCCTATTTGAAGTTCAAAACGACAAATCAGTGGAAGAAATCACTTCTCCAGTTTCAGGAACAATTAAAGAAATCAAAGTTGCTGAAGGTACAGTGGCTACAGTTGGACAAGTACTAGTAACATTTGATGGCGTAGAAGGTCACGAAGACGACGCCGAAGAAGAAAGCGCAGCACCAAAAGCAGAATCCACAGAATCAACTCCGAAACCCGCACAAACTAGCGGAAAAGGAATTTTCGAATTTAAATTACCAGATATTGGTGAAGGAATTCATGAAGGTGAAATTGTTAAATGGTTTATTCAACCGGGCGATAAAGTAGAAGAAGATCAGTCCATTTTTGAAGTGCAAAACGACAAATCTGTCGAAGAAATTACTTCTCCAGTAGATGGAACTGTTAAAGATATTTTAGTTAGTGAAGGTACAGTAGCAACAGTTGGTCAAGTATTAGTAACATTTGAAGGTGATTTTGAAGGAGAAGCAAGTCATGAATCTACTCCAGAATCCCCAGCAGAAGAAGCTGAACTTACAAATAACGATGCAACTTCCGCACCAGCAACAGGTGGAAACGGAACTCCATCATCTAAAAAAGATCCTAATGGCCTTGTAATTGCAATGCCTTCTGTACGTAAATATGCTCGTGAAAAAGGCGTTAATATTGCTGAAGTAGCAGGCTCTGGAAAAAATAACCGCGTAGTTAAAGCTGATATTGATGCTTTCCTAAACGGCGAACAACCAGCTGCAGCAACTACTTCTGCTCAAACAGAAGAAAAAGCATCTGCACCAAAAGCAGAAAAAACAGCTGCAAAACAATCTGTTCCAAGTTCCGATGCTTACCCAGAAACACGCGAAAAATTAACACCAACTCGTCGTGCAATTGCAAAAGCAATGGTAAACTCGAAACATACAGCACCGCACGTTACGCTAATGGACGAAATCGAAGTAACTGCACTTATGGCTCACCGCAAACGTTTCAAAGAAGTGGCTGCCGAAAAAGGTATCAAACTAACTTTCTTACCTTATATGGTGAAAGCTCTTGTTGCAACGCTTCGTGACTTCCCAGTGCTTAACACAACTTTAGACGATGCAACTGAAGAACTTGTTTACAAACATTACTTCAACGTTGGTATCGCAGCAGATACAGACCACGGTTTATATGTACCAGTAATTAAAAATGCTGACAAAAAATCCGTATTCCAAATTTCTGATGAAATCAACGAACTAGCTGGAAAAGCACGTGATGGTAAATTAACAGCTGACGAAATGCGCCACGGTTCCGCAACTATTTCTAATATTGGTTCTGCCGGTGGACAATGGTTCACTCCAGTAATTAATTACCCAGAAGTTGCTATCCTAGGTGTTGGTCGTATTGCTCAAAAACCTATCGTAAAAGATGGCGAAATTGTAGCAGCACCAGTATTAGCGCTTTCCTTAAGCTTTGACCACCGTGTCATTGACGGAGCAACTGCTCAAAAAGCAATGAACAATATTAAACGTTTATTAAACGATCCAGAATTATTACTAATGGAGGTGTAA
- the lpdA gene encoding dihydrolipoyl dehydrogenase gives MVVGDFPEERDTIVIGAGPGGYVAAIRAAQLGQKVTIIEKEYYGGVCLNVGCIPSKALITIGHRFKEAGHSDNMGITADNVNLDFTKAQEWKGGVVNKLTSGVKGLLKKNKVEMLEGEAFFVDDHSLRVIHPDSAQTYTFNNVIIATGSRPIEIPGFKYGKRVLSSTGALALTEVPKKLVVIGGGYIGTELGGAFANLGTELTILEGGPEILPTYEKDMVSLVKRNLKSKNVEMVTKALAKSAEETENGVKVTYEANGETKTIEADYVLVTVGRRPNTDEIGLEQAGVKVTERGLVEVDKQGRSNVSNIFAIGDIVPGVPLAHKASYEAKIAAEAIAGEKSENDYTALPAVVFSDPELATVGLTEKEAKEKGFDVKAAKFPFGGNGRALSLDAPEGFVRLVTRKEDGLVIGAQVAGMNASDIISEIGLAIESGITAEDIALTIHAHPSLGELTMEAAELALGRPIHM, from the coding sequence ATGGTAGTAGGCGATTTTCCAGAAGAAAGAGACACCATAGTCATCGGTGCAGGCCCAGGTGGGTATGTAGCGGCAATCCGAGCTGCACAACTCGGACAAAAAGTTACCATTATTGAAAAAGAATATTACGGCGGTGTGTGCTTAAACGTTGGATGTATTCCCTCTAAAGCACTTATCACAATCGGTCATCGTTTTAAAGAAGCTGGACACTCTGATAACATGGGTATTACAGCGGATAACGTAAACTTAGACTTCACAAAAGCACAAGAATGGAAAGGCGGCGTAGTTAACAAGCTTACATCAGGTGTTAAAGGCCTTCTTAAGAAAAATAAAGTTGAAATGTTAGAAGGAGAAGCGTTCTTCGTGGATGATCATTCCTTGCGTGTGATTCACCCTGACTCCGCTCAAACTTATACATTCAACAACGTTATCATTGCAACAGGATCTCGTCCAATCGAAATCCCAGGTTTCAAATATGGTAAACGTGTATTAAGCTCAACTGGTGCACTTGCACTAACAGAAGTTCCGAAAAAATTAGTCGTAATTGGCGGCGGATATATCGGAACAGAACTAGGTGGAGCATTCGCTAACCTTGGTACAGAACTAACTATCCTTGAAGGTGGTCCAGAAATCTTACCAACGTATGAAAAAGATATGGTTTCCCTAGTTAAACGTAATCTGAAAAGCAAAAACGTTGAAATGGTTACTAAAGCACTTGCAAAATCTGCTGAAGAAACTGAAAACGGCGTTAAAGTAACTTATGAAGCTAACGGTGAAACTAAAACTATCGAAGCTGATTATGTTTTAGTAACAGTAGGTCGTCGTCCAAATACAGACGAAATCGGTTTAGAACAAGCTGGCGTTAAAGTAACTGAACGTGGCTTAGTAGAAGTAGACAAACAAGGTCGTTCTAACGTTTCTAACATTTTCGCAATTGGTGATATCGTTCCTGGTGTTCCTCTAGCTCACAAAGCTAGCTATGAAGCAAAAATCGCTGCTGAAGCAATTGCTGGTGAAAAATCCGAAAACGATTATACAGCACTACCAGCTGTTGTTTTCAGTGATCCAGAACTTGCAACAGTCGGCTTAACAGAAAAAGAAGCAAAAGAAAAAGGCTTTGATGTAAAAGCTGCTAAATTCCCATTCGGTGGTAACGGTCGTGCACTTTCTTTAGATGCACCAGAAGGATTTGTTCGTCTAGTTACTCGTAAAGAAGATGGCCTAGTTATCGGTGCGCAAGTTGCCGGAATGAACGCTTCTGATATTATTTCAGAAATCGGTCTAGCAATCGAATCAGGTATTACAGCTGAAGATATCGCGCTTACTATTCACGCTCACCCATCACTTGGAGAGCTTACAATGGAAGCAGCTGAACTAGCTTTAGGTCGCCCAATTCATATGTAA
- a CDS encoding malate dehydrogenase: protein MASKKKKIVVIGRSNLQNLYIHTVLLKKLTAEIYLIDDQAKTSVQDFEYASYYHSATTINNGTFNECRNADIVVFFQEEMSNASFSNEENVTLIKEKVKKMMATGFQGIVLVATAESNVVASLIKRYSGLPANQILTLGTMLATSYFQVEIAKLFKISPKNVHGYIIGDNANDVIPVWSRAFLGGKPILSYLAEEQKRITSDDLQNLTKMITRIPDFPFENKDGCTFRFSTVTVLAELTEVILRDEARVLTVGVEVKEAYGLETPVFISVPAVIGAEGVRELLELNLSDDEQKELKQIATKTTEKLDVLQLNKGGIS, encoded by the coding sequence ATGGCATCTAAGAAGAAAAAAATTGTCGTTATTGGAAGAAGCAATCTACAAAATCTCTATATTCATACAGTTCTTTTAAAAAAGCTTACAGCCGAGATATATTTAATAGATGATCAAGCTAAAACAAGCGTTCAGGACTTTGAATATGCAAGTTACTATCATTCAGCTACAACGATTAACAATGGTACTTTTAATGAATGTCGAAACGCTGATATAGTCGTTTTTTTTCAAGAAGAAATGTCGAATGCTTCGTTTTCCAATGAAGAGAATGTAACCTTAATCAAAGAAAAAGTGAAAAAAATGATGGCAACTGGTTTTCAAGGAATCGTCTTAGTAGCAACTGCTGAAAGTAATGTGGTTGCATCTTTAATAAAACGCTATTCTGGTTTACCTGCCAACCAAATTTTGACACTTGGCACTATGCTTGCGACTTCTTATTTTCAAGTTGAAATTGCTAAATTATTTAAAATTAGCCCCAAAAATGTTCATGGATATATTATTGGTGATAATGCGAATGACGTTATACCTGTGTGGAGCAGAGCGTTCCTTGGAGGCAAGCCAATTTTAAGTTATTTAGCCGAAGAACAAAAAAGAATCACCTCAGATGACTTACAAAATTTAACAAAAATGATTACTCGGATTCCTGATTTTCCTTTTGAGAATAAAGATGGCTGTACGTTCCGTTTTAGTACGGTAACCGTTCTTGCTGAATTAACCGAAGTCATTTTACGGGATGAAGCTAGAGTTCTTACAGTAGGCGTAGAGGTGAAAGAGGCATATGGCTTAGAAACCCCAGTTTTTATTAGTGTACCAGCTGTTATTGGCGCTGAAGGAGTGAGAGAATTACTTGAGCTAAATCTATCCGATGATGAACAAAAAGAATTAAAGCAAATCGCCACAAAAACGACCGAGAAATTGGATGTACTACAGCTTAACAAGGGAGGAATTAGTTAA
- a CDS encoding UPF0223 family protein: MEYSYPLNPDWTTEEMTIVVQFLEAIERAYEKGIDTVELKDKYKEFKQVVPAKGEEKRIGIDFEKASGYSAYKVMQLVKNATTSKIKMQP; this comes from the coding sequence ATGGAATATAGTTATCCACTAAATCCAGACTGGACAACGGAAGAAATGACGATTGTTGTACAATTTTTAGAAGCTATCGAACGAGCATATGAAAAAGGCATAGATACAGTTGAACTTAAAGATAAATACAAGGAATTTAAACAAGTAGTACCTGCAAAAGGGGAAGAAAAACGTATAGGAATAGACTTTGAAAAAGCAAGTGGCTATTCCGCTTATAAAGTGATGCAACTCGTAAAAAACGCAACTACAAGCAAAATAAAAATGCAACCATAA
- a CDS encoding DsbA family protein, with protein sequence MDISQIKAETVTPEVGIHVGDSAAPVKVMSFVNLRCPFCREWNEKSQDVLTEFIQAGKIELIIKPFDKEKESLQRGNVTHRYLDYSKPEETRENINKIYSTQDEWGSLSLTEVAAYMESELGLTEQGNKAVSEKIIAEANTANIVFVPTVIVGKHIFDEHISPEELRTLLNEELAK encoded by the coding sequence ATGGATATTAGTCAAATTAAAGCAGAAACAGTAACACCAGAAGTGGGAATACATGTAGGAGATAGCGCGGCTCCGGTTAAAGTAATGTCATTTGTTAATCTACGTTGTCCTTTCTGTCGTGAATGGAACGAAAAATCACAAGACGTGCTGACGGAATTTATTCAAGCAGGAAAAATAGAATTAATTATTAAACCTTTTGATAAAGAAAAAGAATCTTTGCAACGCGGGAATGTAACGCACCGTTACTTAGATTATTCTAAACCAGAAGAAACTCGTGAAAATATCAATAAAATTTATAGTACGCAAGATGAATGGGGCAGCCTTTCTCTTACCGAAGTAGCTGCTTATATGGAATCCGAGTTAGGATTAACAGAACAAGGCAACAAAGCTGTTTCAGAAAAAATTATTGCAGAAGCAAATACTGCAAATATTGTCTTTGTACCCACTGTTATTGTAGGTAAACACATTTTCGATGAGCATATTAGTCCCGAAGAATTACGCACATTATTGAACGAAGAACTTGCTAAATAA
- a CDS encoding response regulator transcription factor produces the protein MEKILIAEDDVTILGVITAFLTEAGYQVTTAQNGIEAYHFFQKEAFDLIIMDIMMPSMDGYTLTELIRSTSSAPILMMTALSEESDELKGFDLGADDYIQKPFSYLVLLKRVQVLLRRSNQKEVDKKKLRCGNISVNTETFEVVSAGETIELTKKEFDILVLLIRNQKKVITREMILSQVWDFAAIVDTSIINTHMKNLRKKLHTEKIRTIRGAGYKMDE, from the coding sequence ATGGAAAAAATACTTATAGCAGAAGATGATGTAACTATTTTAGGTGTAATTACCGCATTTTTAACCGAAGCAGGATATCAAGTAACTACTGCGCAAAACGGAATAGAAGCTTATCACTTTTTTCAAAAAGAAGCATTTGATTTAATCATTATGGATATCATGATGCCAAGTATGGACGGGTATACATTAACGGAATTAATTCGTTCTACTTCATCAGCACCGATACTAATGATGACCGCATTATCCGAAGAAAGTGATGAGTTAAAAGGTTTTGATCTTGGAGCAGATGACTATATACAAAAACCATTCTCATATCTAGTATTACTAAAACGAGTACAAGTACTTTTAAGACGATCCAATCAAAAAGAAGTAGACAAGAAAAAATTGCGTTGTGGTAATATATCGGTTAATACAGAAACTTTTGAAGTAGTATCAGCAGGAGAAACAATTGAATTAACCAAAAAAGAATTTGATATATTGGTCCTGCTAATACGAAATCAAAAGAAAGTTATTACGCGCGAAATGATTTTATCTCAAGTGTGGGACTTTGCAGCTATTGTTGATACATCTATTATTAACACCCATATGAAAAATTTACGTAAAAAATTGCATACTGAAAAAATTCGAACGATTAGAGGTGCTGGCTATAAAATGGATGAATAA
- a CDS encoding sensor histidine kinase — protein sequence MLAIKWMNKVKNKISWKIFLVFVSIILIFTTLVYAMLILFLPQFYYNYKTNQINDYADEAVKAGENGDLSNVEKALDEFMDNTNILPILTDSSGRIIYIPNVNMSSLNTAMPTSVQGSESESGSTATQYPEQSKTKNKSILVDGQVYDLSYTINVQKINDIANVLLQFAPYFVLFAFILSLLTAYFFSRRMVRPLLRMNKVAAKMAKLNFTEVLPIMSQDEIGQLSGNLNEMAINLEQTMLELNEVNEKLQKEIEKERQLEEMRKNFVTAISHELKSPLAAVMGQVEAMRYNVAPYDNHPKYLQESYQILEQMSKMIQEMLDVSKVEQTNHMGQQTMFSLTEMVETIINNKKTAPSRIDKKIIFESKEEVKLTANYAFTEKVIENIIENAFDYSIGDYEIIIDLHNRGEGFYFSVHNKSARIPEEELGKLFEPFYRLEKSGNKKTGGTGLGLFIIAKFLNIQAIQYKLINENDGVTFQMWR from the coding sequence GTGCTGGCTATAAAATGGATGAATAAAGTTAAAAACAAAATTAGTTGGAAAATTTTCTTGGTGTTTGTAAGCATTATTTTGATTTTTACTACATTGGTTTATGCAATGCTGATTTTATTCTTGCCGCAATTTTATTATAATTATAAAACAAACCAAATTAATGATTATGCCGATGAGGCCGTAAAAGCAGGAGAAAATGGCGATTTAAGTAATGTAGAAAAAGCGTTAGATGAATTTATGGATAATACAAATATACTGCCGATTTTGACAGATAGTAGTGGTAGAATTATTTATATTCCTAATGTGAATATGAGTTCTCTCAATACTGCAATGCCAACGAGTGTTCAGGGTTCTGAATCAGAAAGTGGTTCAACAGCAACTCAATATCCAGAACAGTCAAAAACAAAAAATAAATCTATCTTGGTAGACGGGCAAGTATACGATCTCTCTTATACAATCAATGTCCAAAAAATAAATGATATAGCGAATGTTCTTTTACAATTTGCGCCATATTTTGTTTTATTTGCATTTATTTTAAGTTTATTAACTGCCTATTTTTTCTCAAGAAGAATGGTAAGACCGCTTTTACGTATGAATAAAGTAGCAGCGAAAATGGCGAAATTAAATTTCACTGAAGTATTACCAATTATGTCTCAAGATGAAATTGGACAACTTTCAGGAAATTTAAATGAGATGGCAATTAATTTAGAACAAACAATGCTGGAATTAAATGAAGTCAATGAAAAATTACAAAAAGAAATTGAAAAAGAACGCCAACTAGAAGAAATGCGAAAAAATTTTGTTACTGCAATTTCTCATGAACTTAAATCACCACTTGCTGCTGTGATGGGGCAAGTCGAAGCAATGCGTTATAATGTTGCGCCATACGATAACCATCCTAAATATTTACAAGAGTCTTATCAAATTTTAGAACAAATGTCTAAAATGATTCAAGAAATGTTAGATGTATCTAAAGTAGAACAAACCAATCATATGGGACAACAAACTATGTTTTCTTTGACGGAAATGGTAGAAACTATTATTAATAACAAAAAAACAGCTCCAAGTCGTATAGACAAAAAAATCATCTTTGAATCTAAGGAAGAAGTTAAGCTCACTGCAAATTATGCCTTTACAGAAAAAGTAATTGAAAACATTATCGAAAATGCTTTTGATTATTCTATAGGAGATTATGAGATTATAATCGACCTTCATAATAGAGGAGAAGGATTTTATTTTTCAGTGCATAATAAATCCGCTCGTATACCAGAGGAAGAGCTAGGTAAACTATTCGAACCTTTTTATCGACTAGAAAAATCAGGCAATAAAAAAACAGGTGGTACTGGTTTAGGATTATTTATCATCGCTAAGTTTCTAAATATCCAGGCAATCCAGTATAAATTAATAAATGAGAATGATGGTGTCACTTTTCAAATGTGGCGATAA
- a CDS encoding ABC transporter permease: MDFIRRAFISIKAKKGKSLVLFILLLVIFSLVFTGFAIQESTKQSAESARKELGANVTLKMNQQKVMEKAQSGEQINDADLSIPNTDIDKIKNLPQVADYTISSDGSAIKGDLKPMPAKKQENGQGGMAQVAGNDENGKKVETPSFTVKAVNQTATLPSFQDKTDKIISGKQLTKEDKGNQALIEKQLAEKNNLKVGDKFKLTNDKNKKIEFTVKGIYQSNQKLEPQLESFEMMLPGNKIYASFEGAKNFVWSKGIEKAEFDLKDPQEVNSFIDDAKKLTKVDDEDLFQFDAQNSAYEKMIGPIERVAAFSNIIVTITLIAGGLILALIVLLSIRERKFEMGVLLSLGENKAKLMGQFLVEVVIIAALAFSLSCALANPVGQVISNQMLSSEVSKESSSDDEPSEQQNMALALGGEQEKVVDADPIDKINVSITADTMGRVGGLGFILIFLATTIPCLFIIRLQPKMLFTQKD; encoded by the coding sequence ATGGATTTTATCAGAAGAGCCTTTATTAGTATTAAAGCTAAAAAAGGAAAGTCCTTAGTATTATTTATTTTATTATTAGTTATTTTTAGCTTAGTATTTACAGGTTTTGCTATTCAAGAATCAACAAAACAAAGCGCAGAATCAGCAAGAAAAGAATTAGGTGCGAACGTCACCTTAAAAATGAATCAACAGAAAGTAATGGAAAAAGCTCAAAGCGGGGAACAAATCAATGATGCTGATTTATCCATTCCTAATACAGATATTGATAAAATAAAAAATTTACCACAAGTAGCCGATTATACCATTAGCTCAGATGGATCAGCAATAAAAGGTGATTTAAAACCAATGCCTGCCAAAAAGCAAGAAAATGGTCAAGGTGGTATGGCTCAAGTTGCAGGAAATGATGAAAATGGAAAAAAAGTAGAAACACCAAGTTTTACAGTTAAAGCAGTAAACCAAACAGCTACACTACCAAGCTTTCAAGATAAAACAGACAAAATCATTTCAGGTAAACAGCTAACTAAAGAGGATAAAGGAAATCAAGCTCTTATTGAAAAACAGCTTGCAGAAAAAAACAACCTCAAAGTGGGCGATAAATTTAAACTAACCAACGATAAAAATAAAAAAATAGAATTTACAGTAAAAGGTATTTATCAAAGTAACCAAAAATTAGAACCACAACTAGAATCATTTGAAATGATGCTTCCGGGAAACAAAATATACGCTAGTTTTGAAGGAGCAAAAAATTTCGTTTGGAGTAAAGGTATTGAAAAAGCGGAATTTGATTTAAAGGATCCGCAAGAAGTAAATTCATTTATTGATGACGCAAAAAAACTAACAAAAGTGGATGATGAAGATTTATTCCAATTCGATGCTCAAAATAGTGCTTATGAAAAAATGATTGGACCGATTGAACGAGTAGCTGCTTTTAGTAATATTATAGTTACCATTACACTAATTGCAGGTGGATTAATTCTTGCATTAATCGTCTTATTATCTATTCGAGAACGTAAATTTGAAATGGGTGTACTCTTATCATTAGGTGAAAATAAAGCGAAGTTAATGGGACAGTTTTTAGTCGAAGTAGTTATTATTGCCGCACTAGCGTTCTCCCTCTCTTGTGCACTTGCTAACCCAGTGGGACAAGTAATTTCGAACCAAATGCTTTCTAGTGAAGTAAGCAAAGAATCAAGTAGTGATGATGAACCATCTGAACAACAAAATATGGCATTAGCATTAGGCGGAGAACAAGAAAAAGTAGTGGATGCAGATCCGATTGATAAAATTAATGTTTCTATTACTGCTGATACAATGGGACGCGTTGGTGGCCTTGGATTTATATTGATTTTCCTTGCTACGACGATACCATGCTTATTTATCATTCGACTACAACCTAAAATGCTATTTACTCAGAAAGATTAA
- a CDS encoding ABC transporter ATP-binding protein, whose product METNLELKDITYQYDSGNKAQIVLKNLSYTFSEGTFYTILGPSGAGKTTLLSIAAGIDVPTSGQLIVNQKVLNETLSLQNYRKNLSSIIFQAYNLIPYMTAIQNVYTAMGIQHSQMKDKRKRAIELLKEVGLTDKQINSPVLKLSGGQQQRVTIARALSGNAPFIFADEPTGNLDHETSEHIIDLFRELAHKKNKCVVMVTHDNYVASRSDVILNLKGKKLVEKK is encoded by the coding sequence ATGGAAACTAATTTAGAATTAAAAGACATTACTTATCAATATGATTCAGGAAATAAAGCTCAAATCGTACTAAAAAACCTTTCTTATACTTTTTCAGAAGGAACATTCTATACGATTTTGGGGCCCTCTGGTGCAGGGAAGACAACTTTATTATCAATCGCAGCTGGAATTGATGTACCAACTTCAGGCCAACTAATTGTTAATCAAAAAGTATTAAATGAGACATTGAGCTTACAAAATTACCGGAAAAATTTAAGCTCCATCATTTTCCAAGCCTATAATCTAATCCCATATATGACGGCGATTCAAAATGTATACACTGCCATGGGAATTCAACATAGCCAAATGAAAGATAAACGTAAAAGAGCGATTGAACTATTAAAAGAAGTAGGATTAACCGACAAACAAATTAACAGTCCTGTATTAAAACTAAGTGGTGGGCAACAACAACGTGTAACTATTGCGCGTGCCTTATCAGGGAATGCTCCGTTTATTTTTGCAGACGAACCAACTGGGAATTTAGATCACGAAACATCAGAACATATTATTGATTTATTCCGCGAATTAGCACATAAAAAAAATAAATGTGTTGTAATGGTAACTCATGATAATTATGTTGCAAGTCGTTCAGATGTCATTTTGAATTTAAAAGGAAAGAAGTTAGTAGAGAAGAAATAA